The genome window CAGCCGCTCCAGCTCCCTCACCTGGGCCTGCAGCCGCTTCACTTCGGACTCTGGGACTACCGCCTCGTCTGCGCCTAGGCTGGACATCGAGCCCTCCTCCGCCAGTCGCCTCCAGTGGAACAACATGCTCGCCGACAGTCCATAGCGACGGGCCACCGAGGAGATGCTCTGCCCGGCCATCTCCGCTTCTGCCAGGAACCGTTGCTTCTCCTCGGCGTTGAAGCGTCGTCGGCGACCAGGGCGAGCCGGTGGGATGACTTCTACTTCGAGTGCCTTCGTGTCCATCTCTAGGC of Myxococcus virescens contains these proteins:
- a CDS encoding transposase, whose protein sequence is MDTKALEVEVIPPARPGRRRRFNAEEKQRFLAEAEMAGQSISSVARRYGLSASMLFHWRRLAEEGSMSSLGADEAVVPESEVKRLQAQVRELERL